A genomic region of Ictalurus furcatus strain D&B chromosome 29, Billie_1.0, whole genome shotgun sequence contains the following coding sequences:
- the elf2b gene encoding ETS-related transcription factor Elf-2b isoform X1, producing the protein MTSVVLVDSGGAVLEYITAVEDLHQEEGVCEVEGVCEGVCEVEDMCEDVCEVEGVCDQEEEEVCSPAQVFVYDENTELMQGVAEEQEVETEVVETVEASVHGGSGVHCTDKTIEAAEALLHMDSPSSLRGDRSPEVFVPPCVSTPEFLHAAMRPDVVTETVVEVSTEEVEPMEVVTLIKEPRGMERDGRKKKTGRKPNKPHPIPNGSPDLGIKKKSREGKGSTYLWEFLLDLLQDKNTCPRYIKWTQREKGIFKLVDSKAVSKLWGKHKNKPDMNYETMGRALRYYYQRGILSKVEGQRLVYQFKEMPKDIVVIDDDKCDADDLGGAYEHVMATDLSKTSGILRGVGPVISPTSPKTKPLPNVTPIQRIVTVSTPTESPHATIIPNASAPRTVRVAMQVPVVMTTPLGQKISPVAISTATPPPSSVTTVTGASTPKVLIQTVPAMENSDKITLQLAKIITITPITLALPPGTGPAHSHPHSSAPTTRLPVQIHVQSDSHMTHTEPTQEVEGHTQEVTAYTHS; encoded by the exons ATGACGTCGGTGGTGTTGGTAGACAGTGGAGGAGCCGTGCTGGAGTACATTACTGCAGTGGAGGATCTACATcag GAAGAGGGTGTATGTGAAGTTGAGggagtgtgtgaaggtgtgtgtgaagTGGAGGATATGTGTGAGGATGTGTGTGAGGTAGAGGGAGTGTGTGAtcaggaagaagaggaggtaTGTTCACCCGCACAGGTGTTTGTGTACGATGAGAACACGGAGCTGATGCAGGGGGTCGCTGAGGAACAGGAAGTGGAGACAGAAGTAGTGGAAACGG tggagGCATCAGTACATGGAGGCTCCGGTGTTCACTGCACTGATAAAACAATTGAAGCAGCAGAAGCTCTTTTACACATGGACTCACCATCAAGCTTGCGGGGAGACCGCAgtccag aggtGTTTGTCCCTCCATGTGTATCCACTCCAGAGTTCCTGCATGCCGCCATGCGTCCTGATGTTGTCACGGAAACAGTGGTGGAGGTCAGCACAGAGGAGGTGGAGCCTATGGAGGTGGTGACTTTAATCAAGGAAccgagagggatggagagagatgggcggaaaaagaaaa cTGGGAGGAAGCCCAATAAGCCCCACCCCATCCCCAATGGTTCTCCAGATTTAGGCATCAAGAAGAAGTCAAGAGAGGGCAAAG GCAGTACGTACCTGTGGGAGTTCCTGTTGGACTTGCTGCAGGATAAGAACACCTGTCCCAGATACATTAAGTGGACCCAGAGGGAGAAAGGCATCTTTAAGCTGGTGGACTCTAAAGCCGTGTCCAAGCTGTGGGGCAAACACAAGAACAAACCCGACATGAACTACGAGACCATGGGACGTGCCCTCAG GTACTACTATCAAAGAGGGATCCTGTCAAAGGTCGAAGGTCAGAGGTTAGTCTACCAGTTTAAGGAAATGCCTAAAGACATTGTTGTCATTGATGATGACAAGTGTGATGCAGATGATCTGGGCGGGGCTTATGAGCATGTCATGGCCACTGACCTCTCCAAAACGTCGGGCATCCTGAGAGGGGTGGGGCCAGTTATAAGCCCCACCTCTCCCAAAACCAAGCCCTTGCCCAATGTCACGCCCATTCAACGCATAGTGACCGTTTCCACGCCAACAGAGTCGCCGCATGCCACAATTATTCCCAACGCCAGTGCACCcag GACTGTCCGAGTTGCTATGCAAGTCCCTGTTGTCATGACAACGCCCCTGGGTCAGAAGATCTCACCGGTTGCCATCTCAACAGCGACCCCACCTCCTTCCAGCGTTACCACGGTGACCGGAGCCTCCACCCCGAAGGTTCTGATCCAGACGGTTCCGGCCATGGAGAACAGCGATAAGATCACGCTACAGCTCGCCAAGATAatcaccatcacacccattaCTCTCGCCCTGCCCCCTGGCACAGGTCCTGCCCACTCACACCCTCATAGCTCCGCCCCCACCACACGGCTTCCTGTGCAGATACATGTTCAGTCTGACagtcacatgacacacacagagccaacCCAGGAAGTGGAGGGACACACACAGGAAGTCACAGcttacacacacagctaa
- the elf2b gene encoding ETS-related transcription factor Elf-2b isoform X2, translating into MSMNVKLNMATSLHEGAANQLDLLIRAVEASVHGGSGVHCTDKTIEAAEALLHMDSPSSLRGDRSPEVFVPPCVSTPEFLHAAMRPDVVTETVVEVSTEEVEPMEVVTLIKEPRGMERDGRKKKTGRKPNKPHPIPNGSPDLGIKKKSREGKGSTYLWEFLLDLLQDKNTCPRYIKWTQREKGIFKLVDSKAVSKLWGKHKNKPDMNYETMGRALRYYYQRGILSKVEGQRLVYQFKEMPKDIVVIDDDKCDADDLGGAYEHVMATDLSKTSGILRGVGPVISPTSPKTKPLPNVTPIQRIVTVSTPTESPHATIIPNASAPRTVRVAMQVPVVMTTPLGQKISPVAISTATPPPSSVTTVTGASTPKVLIQTVPAMENSDKITLQLAKIITITPITLALPPGTGPAHSHPHSSAPTTRLPVQIHVQSDSHMTHTEPTQEVEGHTQEVTAYTHS; encoded by the exons ATGAGTATGAACGTGAAGCTAAACATGGCGACGTCGCTTCATGAGGGAGCCGCTAACCAGTTGGATTTACTCATCCGTGCAG tggagGCATCAGTACATGGAGGCTCCGGTGTTCACTGCACTGATAAAACAATTGAAGCAGCAGAAGCTCTTTTACACATGGACTCACCATCAAGCTTGCGGGGAGACCGCAgtccag aggtGTTTGTCCCTCCATGTGTATCCACTCCAGAGTTCCTGCATGCCGCCATGCGTCCTGATGTTGTCACGGAAACAGTGGTGGAGGTCAGCACAGAGGAGGTGGAGCCTATGGAGGTGGTGACTTTAATCAAGGAAccgagagggatggagagagatgggcggaaaaagaaaa cTGGGAGGAAGCCCAATAAGCCCCACCCCATCCCCAATGGTTCTCCAGATTTAGGCATCAAGAAGAAGTCAAGAGAGGGCAAAG GCAGTACGTACCTGTGGGAGTTCCTGTTGGACTTGCTGCAGGATAAGAACACCTGTCCCAGATACATTAAGTGGACCCAGAGGGAGAAAGGCATCTTTAAGCTGGTGGACTCTAAAGCCGTGTCCAAGCTGTGGGGCAAACACAAGAACAAACCCGACATGAACTACGAGACCATGGGACGTGCCCTCAG GTACTACTATCAAAGAGGGATCCTGTCAAAGGTCGAAGGTCAGAGGTTAGTCTACCAGTTTAAGGAAATGCCTAAAGACATTGTTGTCATTGATGATGACAAGTGTGATGCAGATGATCTGGGCGGGGCTTATGAGCATGTCATGGCCACTGACCTCTCCAAAACGTCGGGCATCCTGAGAGGGGTGGGGCCAGTTATAAGCCCCACCTCTCCCAAAACCAAGCCCTTGCCCAATGTCACGCCCATTCAACGCATAGTGACCGTTTCCACGCCAACAGAGTCGCCGCATGCCACAATTATTCCCAACGCCAGTGCACCcag GACTGTCCGAGTTGCTATGCAAGTCCCTGTTGTCATGACAACGCCCCTGGGTCAGAAGATCTCACCGGTTGCCATCTCAACAGCGACCCCACCTCCTTCCAGCGTTACCACGGTGACCGGAGCCTCCACCCCGAAGGTTCTGATCCAGACGGTTCCGGCCATGGAGAACAGCGATAAGATCACGCTACAGCTCGCCAAGATAatcaccatcacacccattaCTCTCGCCCTGCCCCCTGGCACAGGTCCTGCCCACTCACACCCTCATAGCTCCGCCCCCACCACACGGCTTCCTGTGCAGATACATGTTCAGTCTGACagtcacatgacacacacagagccaacCCAGGAAGTGGAGGGACACACACAGGAAGTCACAGcttacacacacagctaa